One part of the Magallana gigas chromosome 5, xbMagGiga1.1, whole genome shotgun sequence genome encodes these proteins:
- the LOC105321735 gene encoding protein TANC1 isoform X2 — protein MGNKASSPRKDIDGGEIRGRSRSFTGITSKFRKRSKSPPRERSSSFTDTRPKRGSFKFSSHNGGVPTPNSQPPSGGNQSSSPTKSITIRSGGRSREEENDIAKLLSTSCPTRTRHFPPLLDSSVPPEARQKDTLGRDTIRRSLTRKDSESPRLCPKQMRQISRDLYGETLADISKRRGLAVQNRDLSMSQASLGHMSCKSQSLHSLGNVGLEDEDEKIGPVYGKIVLRQNRPKHLHMNRYSGDFDLRVRAGSLSAGDINRKSGTLRNDSPSEPQRRISQPIVSSSDSKVKVNIQRSPEEVVQARRMLVYRALKTDGEELGQNSPDRKSIPILADRRSNKSASSLHRSPSPNSSLTAPHLSLSHGNSALSPGNHTVQLPGNRSPHHSSDSNSALYPCNRPASPSNRSSATNALTELTINSDFRNESNSSSRSLENISKTPEKSPVHVTPPKITPNKRALPNIDEYKILSSSVPSNRELWGSYESLTMRSRKNEDVSEETGLRERSQSVSLNSRHDYTNVHISPLDVEDLGFRSRSSSWSVARDGGRVHSGVGSGYPQAPKVNRLWSYSVTSLSDMGLNPVLPSQHRYIETKRDDFVDVDILRDLSMEEQMADCCPLCHMPYDKGKKRRLIDTCGHAKCYSCMFYSESCRICENNPTEAGHHIRQSSDISPYSRVRVKTNGHFTPHMKSSETATQTTPKSFSLSNMHTSGNQLPEPQVPPSRSRFFKPISLSPTASSTPNSSHRGFNPDPAMGSPDLHPAADPSLTPYDDLDELSRLDRVGPALDQNDHPDPPPPSPDVAQNDLIVRLGLLLSDKGRPNDPSHMTPMKQGNQGNQTEDTFTSVSSIGSNEVTPERGIPTPDRGISDTSPLSTLTASSGSERGHYSGIRMGTESLTYTGSRDPSAESMNSFMSTSTGNSMSPHATTKRPHSITTSTPGQIEELFGKRGNFRRSSARATIGHSGERRITITPIKPPQIRLKAQVFEVPHNEGKALFVGREWLFKDIEMALNSEPTTDRVRGVVLTGGIGAGKTAIIEQLVDSSFFTDGRSGLVEGSEHKINRDRMVYNGLTNYSPKSTLSHGLSASTSNLTYDCLRSLGSQVVGYHFCQADNNVTCLVPEFVHSLAAQLSQAPQLAAYHEMLLQDPHLQHVLSLKECVQNPSSAFIKGILDPLESLKEQGRITSDSCLIVIDSLNEAEFHKPDYGDTIASFLCRHVEQFPLWLKLVLTVHSSLVEITKDLGFTTICIDRDQNNDLIGKDLIDYVNHRIETSPSIGNNISLNGKLEQSTQVKFCHHLQTLSKGSFLFCKMTLDLIERGHLVLKSSNYKILPMNISEVFLLHFNLKFQSVRSFEKVSPILVVCLATLYPMNLEEIYYTINSGYTQHFLPWEEFTQRMSMLQGFLFLRKDSTYMFFHPAFREWLIRRDEADNPKFLCDLRLGHALMSFKLSRISAPLNPDKTIELGHHILKAHIYKNVSKQRGYSSRDMQAYWMALSSESLNAALASHRNLFSPNVKVSRLILLSGANPNMRTPYQNNSPVLCIAAMEGFTDMVSLLLEFSASVDAVSDSGMSALCYAASAGHTEILRMLCQRNARLSHVDKSGQCPAVHAAMHGHLDALIFLLQCDWSEYDGQLTKVEAMQQAMVASAATGHTNIIDFLLHNYSATSDGFGINYCDTLLGETALTASCSHGFKDVVLFLIDQGASLHQPNNKSLTPLLCAVDAGHWNVADLLLGMGSSLEQTDKHGRTPLMIAAYKGHIGVLEMLLARGSSLHQVDKEGLTALCWACLKGHHHIIQTLLDKGANLHHVDRRGRTPLQLAAFHGDAQVVQSLLERGAQIEHADQNGMRALDRAIDRRNTAVVVCFLKKGAKLGQTTWAVAAGKPDILILLLNKLMEDGNVLYKKNRIREAAQRYQYALKKFPNENVVEDSRTFKDLKLNLLLNLSRCKRKLNDCVSAIDLATQALQIKSKCFEAYYARARAKRDDRQFSSAVEDLKEALKLAPSNRELQRLLTRVRDECTEQARYENLHGSQSNVMDRGERRAEETAL, from the exons ATGGGGAATAAAGCTTCTTCACCAAGAAAAGATATCGATGGAGGTGAAATTCGAGGAAGGAGTCGATCTTTTACGGGAATAACCTCCAAATTTCGTAAAAGAAGCAAGAGTCCACCAAGAGAGCGCAGCTCTTCATTTACAGATACTAGGCCCAAAAGGGGGAGTTTCAAATTTTCTAGTCACAATGGAGGGGTTCCCACTCCAAATAGTCAACCCCCATCAGGAGGCAACCAAAGTTCTAGTCCCACGAAGAGTATCACTATCAGGTCTGGAGGTCGATCTCGAGAAGAGGAGAATGACATTGCTAAGTTGTTGTCAACTTCCTGCCCAACCCGCACCAGACATTTCCCTCCACTTCTGGATTCCAGCGTGCCTCCTGAGGCCAGACAGAAGGATACCCTGGGTCGGGACACCATCCGCAGGTCCTTGACTCGGAAAGACAGCGAGTCTCCCAGGCTCTGTCCGAAACAGATGAGACAGATTTCCCGGGATCTGTATGGTGAGACATTAGCAGATATTTCAAAGAGGCGGGGACTGGCTGTGCAGAACCGTGACTTGTCAATGTCACAGGCGAGTCTAGGTCACATGTCTTGTAAGTCTCAGTCTCTCCACAGCTTAGGAAATGTTGGACTGGAAGATGAAGACGAAAAAATAGGTCCAGTTTATGGGAAGATAGTGCTAAGACAAAATAGACCAAAGCACCTGCATATGAACAGATACAGTGGTGATTTTGATCTCAGAGTTAGAGCAGGATCTTTGTCTGCAGGTGATATAAACAGAAAGAGTGGCACCTTAAGAAATGATAGTCCCTCAGAACCACAGCGTAGGATATCCCAGCCTATCGTGTCATCATCAGACTCCAAGGTGAAGGTCAACATTcagaggtcaccagaggaggtggTGCAGGCAAGACGCATGTTGGTCTATCGTGCTCTAAAAACTGATGGTGAAGAACTGGGTCAAAATAGTCCAGATCGTAAGTCTATACCTATTCTAGCTGACAGACGGTCAAACAAATCTGCTTCATCCTTACACAGATCTCCTTCACCTAATAGTAGCTTAACCGCACCACATTTATCATTATCACATGGCAACAGTGCTTTGTCTCCTGGCAACCATACTGTGCAGTTGCCTGGCAACAGGTCACCACATCATTCATCAGATAGTAACAGTGCTTTGTATCCATGTAACCGTCCTGCATCACCTAGCAACAGATCATCTGCAACTAATGCACTCACAGAACTTACAATTAACAGTGACTTTAGAAATGAAAGTAACAGTAGTTCAAGGAGTCTGGAGAATATATCAAAAACACCAGAAAAAAGTCCTGTTCATGTGACTCCACCTAAAATCACCCCCAATAAAAGAGCATTACCAAATATTGATGAGTATAAGATTCTCAGTTCAAGTGTACCCTCCAATCGGGAATTGTGGGGATCCTATGAAAGCTTGACAATGCGCTCACGAAAAAATGAGGACGTTTCAGAGGAGACTGGTTTAAGAGAACGTAGTCAAAGTGTCTCCTTAAATTCTAGACATGATTACACAAATGTGCACATTTCGCCTTTGGATGTGGAAGATTTGGGATTTCGTAGCCGCAGTAGTAGTTGGAGTGTGGCAAGAGACGGTGGGAGAGTCCACAGTGGTGTGGGGTCAGGGTATCCCCAGGCCCCAAAGGTTAACCGACTGTGGAGTTACAGTGTTACGTCATTATCGGACATGGGATTAAACCCAGTTTTACCATCCCAACATAGATACATTGAAACAAAGCGTGATGATTTTGTTG ACGTTGACATCTTGCGTGACCTGAGCATGGAGGAGCAAATGGCGGACTGCTGTCCCTTGTGTCACATGCCCTATGACAAAGGGAAGAAGCGGCGCTTGATTGACACCTGTGGACATGCAAAGTGTTACAGCTGCATGTTCTACTCGGAAAGCTGCCGAATCTGTGAAAACA ACCCCACAGAGGCAGGTCACCACATCAGACAGAGCAGTGACATATCCCCCTACAGCCGAGTCAGGGTGAAGACCAACGGTCACTTCACGCCTCATATGAAGTCTTCGGAAACTGCCACTCAAACCACACCCAAGtctttttcactttcaaatatgCATACCA GTGGAAACCAGTTACCTGAACCCCAAGTACCACCATCAAGGTCCCGGTTCTTTAAGCCCATTTCCTTGTCGCCCACAGCTTCCAGTACACCTAACTCCTCACACAGGGGCTTTAATCCAGACCCTGCCATGGGGTCTCCAGACCTCCACCCTGCAGCTGACCCTAGTCTGACCCCATATGATGACCTTGATGAGTTGTCAAGGTTAGACAGAGTAGGTCCTGCTCTTGACCAGAATGATCATCCAG ATCCCCCTCCTCCATCTCCAGATGTTGCCCAGAATGATCTAATAGTGAGGCTGGGCCTGTTGCTGTCGGACAAGGGTCGACCTAATGACCCCTCTCATATGACACCCATGAAGCAGGGTAACCAAGGGAACCAGACAGAGGACACATTTACCAGTGTGTCTTCTATAGGCAGTAATGAGGTGACACCGGAGAGGGGAATCCCCACCCCAGACAGGGGGATCTCTGACACCAGTCCCCTGTCAACTCTCACTG CTTCCTCTGGGAGTGAACGGGGACATTACAGTGGAATCCGAATGGGGACCGAGTCCCTCACCTACACCGGCAGCAGGGACCCCAGCGCCGAGAGCATGAACTCTTTTATGTCCACTAGTACCGGCAATAGCATGAGTCCTCACGCCACCACCAAGAGACCACACTCCATCACAA CCTCCACACCTGGACAGATAGAAGAGTTGTTTGGTAAGAGGGGAAACTTCCGCAGATCTTCTGCCCGGGCCACCATTGGTCACTCTGGCGAGCGCCGCATCACAATAACCCCCATCAAACCACCACAAATACGACTCAAGGCTCAGGTGTTTGAGGTTCCCCACAATGAGGGAAAAGCACTGTTTGTTGGGAGGGAATGGCTGTTCAAGGATATAGAAATG GCCCTGAACAGTGAGCCCACCACAGACAGAGTGAGGGGTGTGGTCCTGACTGGGGGTATTGGGGCAGGAAAGACCGCCATCATAGAGCAGCTAGTGGACAGCAGCTTCTTCACCGACGGCCGGAGTGGGCTCGTAGAAG ggAGTGAACACAAGATAAACAGGGATCGTATGGTGTACAATGGTCTTACAAACTACAGTCCGAAATCCACCTTGTCCCATGGCCTGAGTGCATCAACATCCAATCTTACTTACGATTGTCTGAGAAGTCTCGGATCACAAGTAGTTGGCTACCATTTTTGTCAGGCAGATAATAATGTCACCTGTCTGGTGCCCGAGTTTGTCCACAGTCTCGCTGCTCAGCTATCTCAAGCGCCACAGCTCGCCGCCTACCACGAAATGCTCCTGCAGGATCCACACTTACAACATGTGCTTAGTCTCAAGGAGTGCGTGCAAAATCCTTCAAGTGCTTTCATTAAAGGAATCCTGGATCCTTTAGAATCTTTGAAGGAACAGGGCAGAATTACTTCAGACAGTTGTTTGATTGTGATAGACTCTCTGAATGAGGCAGAGTTCCACAAGCCAGATTATGGTGACACGATAGCTTCATTTCTGTGTCGCCACGTTGAACAGTTTCCTTTGTGGTTGAAATTGGTGTTAACTGTTCATTCTTCCTTGGTGGAGATCACAAAAGACTTGGGTTTCACAACTATTTGTATTGACCGAGACCAAAACAACGACCTTATAGGAAAAGACCTGATAGATTATGTGAACCATAGAATTGAAACAAGTCCTAGTattggaaataatatatcaCTGAATGGTAAACTAGAACAATCGACACAAGTCAAATTCTGTCATCATCTACAAACTCTTAGCAAAGGGTCATTTTTGTTCTGCAAGATGACCCTGGACTTGATAGAAAGAGGACACCTGGTGCTTAAAAGTTCAAACTACAAAATATTACCCATGAACATTTCTGAAGTGTTCCTATTACATTTTAACTTGAAGTTCCAAAGTGTGAGGTCATTTGAGAAGGTGTCTCCTATTTTGGTTGTGTGTTTGGCGACTCTGTATCCGATGAATCTTGAGGAGATCTACTACACCATCAACTCTGGCTACACCCAGCACTTTCTGCCGTGGGAGGAGTTCACCCAGCGGATGAGCATGCTGCAGGGCTTCTTGTTTCTGCGTAAAGACTCCACCTACATGTTCTTTCACCCTGCCTTCAGGGAGTGGCTTATCCGCCGCGACGAGGCAGACAATCCAAAGTTTCTCTGTGATCTTCG ACTTGGCCATGCTTTGATGTCGTTCAAGCTGTCAAGGATATCCGCCCCACTGAACCCTGATAAAACCATAGAGTTAGGGCACCACATTCTGAAGGCCCACATCTACAAAAATGTCAGCAAGCAGCGTGGCTACTCCTCCCGTGACATGCAGGCTTACTGGATGGCCCTCAGCTCTGAGAGCCTGAACGCTGCCCTCGCATCTCACCGCAACCTCTTCTCTCCTAATGTCAAG GTCAGTCGACTGATCTTATTGTCGGGGGCCAACCCCAACATGAGAACCCCGTACCAGAACAACTCGCCGGTCCTTTGTATTGCGGCTATGGAGGGATTCACGGACATGGTGTCCCTGCTTCTGGAGTTCAGTGCCAGTGTGGACGCCGTCTCAGACAGTGGGATGTCGGCTCTGTGTTATGCTGCCAGTGCTGGACACACGGAGATCCTAAGGATGCTGTGTCAGAGGAATGCTCGG CTGTCACATGTAGATAAGAGTGGTCAGTGCCCAGCTGTTCATGCCGCCATGCATGGCCATTTGGATGCCCTCATCTTCCTTCTGCAATGCGATTGGTCAGAATATGATGGTCAGCTGACTAAAGTGGAGGCCATGCAGCAGGCAATGGTAGCTTCTGCTGCCACAGGACACACAAAT ATCATTGACTTCCTATTACATAACTACTCTGCAACATCTGATGGATTTGGAATCAACTACTGTGATACTTTACTGGGAGAAACAG CATTGACGGCATCTTGTAGCCATGGTTTTAAGGATGTGGTCCTATTTCTGATAGACCAGGGAGCCAGTCTCCACCAGCCAAACAACAAATCCCTGACCCCACTGTTGTGTGCTGTGGATGCTGGTCACTGGAATGTGGCCGACCTACTTCTTGGAATGGGATCCTCCTTggaacagacagacaaacatgGGAGAACACCTCTTATGATAGCAGCATACAAAGGCCACATTGGAGTATTAGAGATGCTGTTAGCTAGAg GGAGCTCCCTGCATCAGGTGGACAAGGAAGGTCTGACTGCCCTGTGCTGGGCCTGTCTGAAGGGACACCACCACATCATACAGACCTTGTTGGACAAGGGAGCTAATCTCCATCATGTAGACAGAAGGGGGAGAACTCCTCTCCAACTTGCAGCATTCCATGGTGATGCTCAAGTG GTGCAATCTTTATTGGAGAGAGGAGCCCAGATTGAGCATGCAGACCAGAACGGGATGAGGGCGCTAGATCGAGCCATTGACAGGAGGAACACAGCCGTGGTGGTGTGTTTCCTGAAGAAGGGAGCCAAGCTGGGACAGACCACCTGGGCCGTAGCAGCAGGAAAACCAGACATACTGATACTGCTGCTCAACAAGTTGATGGAGGATGGAAATGTGCTGTATAAG AAAAACCGTATTCGGGAGGCAGCCCAGCGATACCAGTATGCTTTGAAGAAATTTCCAAATGAAAATGTGGTGGAAGACTCAAGAACCTTCAAAGACCTAAAATTGAACCTGCTCCTCAATCTTTCCAGATGCAAAAGGAAACTTAAT GACTGTGTATCAGCGATTGATCTGGCCACACAGGCACtgcaaataaaaagtaaatgctTTGAAGCATACTATGCAAGGGCTCGGGCGAAACGAGACGACAG ACAATTCTCTTCAGCTGTTGAGGATTTAAAAGAGGCTTTAAAGTTAGCTCCCAGCAACCGAGAACTACAAAGATTACTGACCAGAGTACGTGATGAATGTACAGAGCAGGCACGCTATGAGAACCTTCATGGAAGTCAGTCCAATGTAATGGATCGGGGCGAGAGAAGAGCAGAGGAGACCGCTCTATAG
- the LOC105321735 gene encoding protein TANC2 isoform X6, whose translation MYGVITLFVNGCYKCIFNNDARTRCINQDVDILRDLSMEEQMADCCPLCHMPYDKGKKRRLIDTCGHAKCYSCMFYSESCRICENNPTEAGHHIRQSSDISPYSRVRVKTNGHFTPHMKSSETATQTTPKSFSLSNMHTSGNQLPEPQVPPSRSRFFKPISLSPTASSTPNSSHRGFNPDPAMGSPDLHPAADPSLTPYDDLDELSRLDRVGPALDQNDHPDPPPPSPDVAQNDLIVRLGLLLSDKGRPNDPSHMTPMKQGNQGNQTEDTFTSVSSIGSNEVTPERGIPTPDRGISDTSPLSTLTASSGSERGHYSGIRMGTESLTYTGSRDPSAESMNSFMSTSTGNSMSPHATTKRPHSITTSTPGQIEELFGKRGNFRRSSARATIGHSGERRITITPIKPPQIRLKAQVFEVPHNEGKALFVGREWLFKDIEMALNSEPTTDRVRGVVLTGGIGAGKTAIIEQLVDSSFFTDGRSGLVEGSEHKINRDRMVYNGLTNYSPKSTLSHGLSASTSNLTYDCLRSLGSQVVGYHFCQADNNVTCLVPEFVHSLAAQLSQAPQLAAYHEMLLQDPHLQHVLSLKECVQNPSSAFIKGILDPLESLKEQGRITSDSCLIVIDSLNEAEFHKPDYGDTIASFLCRHVEQFPLWLKLVLTVHSSLVEITKDLGFTTICIDRDQNNDLIGKDLIDYVNHRIETSPSIGNNISLNGKLEQSTQVKFCHHLQTLSKGSFLFCKMTLDLIERGHLVLKSSNYKILPMNISEVFLLHFNLKFQSVRSFEKVSPILVVCLATLYPMNLEEIYYTINSGYTQHFLPWEEFTQRMSMLQGFLFLRKDSTYMFFHPAFREWLIRRDEADNPKFLCDLRGAEFDPRLGHALMSFKLSRISAPLNPDKTIELGHHILKAHIYKNVSKQRGYSSRDMQAYWMALSSESLNAALASHRNLFSPNVKVSRLILLSGANPNMRTPYQNNSPVLCIAAMEGFTDMVSLLLEFSASVDAVSDSGMSALCYAASAGHTEILRMLCQRNARLSHVDKSGQCPAVHAAMHGHLDALIFLLQCDWSEYDGQLTKVEAMQQAMVASAATGHTNIIDFLLHNYSATSDGFGINYCDTLLGETALTASCSHGFKDVVLFLIDQGASLHQPNNKSLTPLLCAVDAGHWNVADLLLGMGSSLEQTDKHGRTPLMIAAYKGHIGVLEMLLARGSSLHQVDKEGLTALCWACLKGHHHIIQTLLDKGANLHHVDRRGRTPLQLAAFHGDAQVVQSLLERGAQIEHADQNGMRALDRAIDRRNTAVVVCFLKKGAKLGQTTWAVAAGKPDILILLLNKLMEDGNVLYKKNRIREAAQRYQYALKKFPNENVVEDSRTFKDLKLNLLLNLSRCKRKLNDCVSAIDLATQALQIKSKCFEAYYARARAKRDDRQFSSAVEDLKEALKLAPSNRELQRLLTRVRDECTEQARYENLHGSQSNVMDRGERRAEETAL comes from the exons ATGTATGGGGTAATAACCTTGTTTGTCAATGGCTGTTACAAGTGTATTTTTAACAATGATGCAAGGACAAGGTGTATAAATCAAG ACGTTGACATCTTGCGTGACCTGAGCATGGAGGAGCAAATGGCGGACTGCTGTCCCTTGTGTCACATGCCCTATGACAAAGGGAAGAAGCGGCGCTTGATTGACACCTGTGGACATGCAAAGTGTTACAGCTGCATGTTCTACTCGGAAAGCTGCCGAATCTGTGAAAACA ACCCCACAGAGGCAGGTCACCACATCAGACAGAGCAGTGACATATCCCCCTACAGCCGAGTCAGGGTGAAGACCAACGGTCACTTCACGCCTCATATGAAGTCTTCGGAAACTGCCACTCAAACCACACCCAAGtctttttcactttcaaatatgCATACCA GTGGAAACCAGTTACCTGAACCCCAAGTACCACCATCAAGGTCCCGGTTCTTTAAGCCCATTTCCTTGTCGCCCACAGCTTCCAGTACACCTAACTCCTCACACAGGGGCTTTAATCCAGACCCTGCCATGGGGTCTCCAGACCTCCACCCTGCAGCTGACCCTAGTCTGACCCCATATGATGACCTTGATGAGTTGTCAAGGTTAGACAGAGTAGGTCCTGCTCTTGACCAGAATGATCATCCAG ATCCCCCTCCTCCATCTCCAGATGTTGCCCAGAATGATCTAATAGTGAGGCTGGGCCTGTTGCTGTCGGACAAGGGTCGACCTAATGACCCCTCTCATATGACACCCATGAAGCAGGGTAACCAAGGGAACCAGACAGAGGACACATTTACCAGTGTGTCTTCTATAGGCAGTAATGAGGTGACACCGGAGAGGGGAATCCCCACCCCAGACAGGGGGATCTCTGACACCAGTCCCCTGTCAACTCTCACTG CTTCCTCTGGGAGTGAACGGGGACATTACAGTGGAATCCGAATGGGGACCGAGTCCCTCACCTACACCGGCAGCAGGGACCCCAGCGCCGAGAGCATGAACTCTTTTATGTCCACTAGTACCGGCAATAGCATGAGTCCTCACGCCACCACCAAGAGACCACACTCCATCACAA CCTCCACACCTGGACAGATAGAAGAGTTGTTTGGTAAGAGGGGAAACTTCCGCAGATCTTCTGCCCGGGCCACCATTGGTCACTCTGGCGAGCGCCGCATCACAATAACCCCCATCAAACCACCACAAATACGACTCAAGGCTCAGGTGTTTGAGGTTCCCCACAATGAGGGAAAAGCACTGTTTGTTGGGAGGGAATGGCTGTTCAAGGATATAGAAATG GCCCTGAACAGTGAGCCCACCACAGACAGAGTGAGGGGTGTGGTCCTGACTGGGGGTATTGGGGCAGGAAAGACCGCCATCATAGAGCAGCTAGTGGACAGCAGCTTCTTCACCGACGGCCGGAGTGGGCTCGTAGAAG ggAGTGAACACAAGATAAACAGGGATCGTATGGTGTACAATGGTCTTACAAACTACAGTCCGAAATCCACCTTGTCCCATGGCCTGAGTGCATCAACATCCAATCTTACTTACGATTGTCTGAGAAGTCTCGGATCACAAGTAGTTGGCTACCATTTTTGTCAGGCAGATAATAATGTCACCTGTCTGGTGCCCGAGTTTGTCCACAGTCTCGCTGCTCAGCTATCTCAAGCGCCACAGCTCGCCGCCTACCACGAAATGCTCCTGCAGGATCCACACTTACAACATGTGCTTAGTCTCAAGGAGTGCGTGCAAAATCCTTCAAGTGCTTTCATTAAAGGAATCCTGGATCCTTTAGAATCTTTGAAGGAACAGGGCAGAATTACTTCAGACAGTTGTTTGATTGTGATAGACTCTCTGAATGAGGCAGAGTTCCACAAGCCAGATTATGGTGACACGATAGCTTCATTTCTGTGTCGCCACGTTGAACAGTTTCCTTTGTGGTTGAAATTGGTGTTAACTGTTCATTCTTCCTTGGTGGAGATCACAAAAGACTTGGGTTTCACAACTATTTGTATTGACCGAGACCAAAACAACGACCTTATAGGAAAAGACCTGATAGATTATGTGAACCATAGAATTGAAACAAGTCCTAGTattggaaataatatatcaCTGAATGGTAAACTAGAACAATCGACACAAGTCAAATTCTGTCATCATCTACAAACTCTTAGCAAAGGGTCATTTTTGTTCTGCAAGATGACCCTGGACTTGATAGAAAGAGGACACCTGGTGCTTAAAAGTTCAAACTACAAAATATTACCCATGAACATTTCTGAAGTGTTCCTATTACATTTTAACTTGAAGTTCCAAAGTGTGAGGTCATTTGAGAAGGTGTCTCCTATTTTGGTTGTGTGTTTGGCGACTCTGTATCCGATGAATCTTGAGGAGATCTACTACACCATCAACTCTGGCTACACCCAGCACTTTCTGCCGTGGGAGGAGTTCACCCAGCGGATGAGCATGCTGCAGGGCTTCTTGTTTCTGCGTAAAGACTCCACCTACATGTTCTTTCACCCTGCCTTCAGGGAGTGGCTTATCCGCCGCGACGAGGCAGACAATCCAAAGTTTCTCTGTGATCTTCG TGGTGCCGAATTTGACCCAAG ACTTGGCCATGCTTTGATGTCGTTCAAGCTGTCAAGGATATCCGCCCCACTGAACCCTGATAAAACCATAGAGTTAGGGCACCACATTCTGAAGGCCCACATCTACAAAAATGTCAGCAAGCAGCGTGGCTACTCCTCCCGTGACATGCAGGCTTACTGGATGGCCCTCAGCTCTGAGAGCCTGAACGCTGCCCTCGCATCTCACCGCAACCTCTTCTCTCCTAATGTCAAG GTCAGTCGACTGATCTTATTGTCGGGGGCCAACCCCAACATGAGAACCCCGTACCAGAACAACTCGCCGGTCCTTTGTATTGCGGCTATGGAGGGATTCACGGACATGGTGTCCCTGCTTCTGGAGTTCAGTGCCAGTGTGGACGCCGTCTCAGACAGTGGGATGTCGGCTCTGTGTTATGCTGCCAGTGCTGGACACACGGAGATCCTAAGGATGCTGTGTCAGAGGAATGCTCGG CTGTCACATGTAGATAAGAGTGGTCAGTGCCCAGCTGTTCATGCCGCCATGCATGGCCATTTGGATGCCCTCATCTTCCTTCTGCAATGCGATTGGTCAGAATATGATGGTCAGCTGACTAAAGTGGAGGCCATGCAGCAGGCAATGGTAGCTTCTGCTGCCACAGGACACACAAAT ATCATTGACTTCCTATTACATAACTACTCTGCAACATCTGATGGATTTGGAATCAACTACTGTGATACTTTACTGGGAGAAACAG CATTGACGGCATCTTGTAGCCATGGTTTTAAGGATGTGGTCCTATTTCTGATAGACCAGGGAGCCAGTCTCCACCAGCCAAACAACAAATCCCTGACCCCACTGTTGTGTGCTGTGGATGCTGGTCACTGGAATGTGGCCGACCTACTTCTTGGAATGGGATCCTCCTTggaacagacagacaaacatgGGAGAACACCTCTTATGATAGCAGCATACAAAGGCCACATTGGAGTATTAGAGATGCTGTTAGCTAGAg GGAGCTCCCTGCATCAGGTGGACAAGGAAGGTCTGACTGCCCTGTGCTGGGCCTGTCTGAAGGGACACCACCACATCATACAGACCTTGTTGGACAAGGGAGCTAATCTCCATCATGTAGACAGAAGGGGGAGAACTCCTCTCCAACTTGCAGCATTCCATGGTGATGCTCAAGTG GTGCAATCTTTATTGGAGAGAGGAGCCCAGATTGAGCATGCAGACCAGAACGGGATGAGGGCGCTAGATCGAGCCATTGACAGGAGGAACACAGCCGTGGTGGTGTGTTTCCTGAAGAAGGGAGCCAAGCTGGGACAGACCACCTGGGCCGTAGCAGCAGGAAAACCAGACATACTGATACTGCTGCTCAACAAGTTGATGGAGGATGGAAATGTGCTGTATAAG AAAAACCGTATTCGGGAGGCAGCCCAGCGATACCAGTATGCTTTGAAGAAATTTCCAAATGAAAATGTGGTGGAAGACTCAAGAACCTTCAAAGACCTAAAATTGAACCTGCTCCTCAATCTTTCCAGATGCAAAAGGAAACTTAAT GACTGTGTATCAGCGATTGATCTGGCCACACAGGCACtgcaaataaaaagtaaatgctTTGAAGCATACTATGCAAGGGCTCGGGCGAAACGAGACGACAG ACAATTCTCTTCAGCTGTTGAGGATTTAAAAGAGGCTTTAAAGTTAGCTCCCAGCAACCGAGAACTACAAAGATTACTGACCAGAGTACGTGATGAATGTACAGAGCAGGCACGCTATGAGAACCTTCATGGAAGTCAGTCCAATGTAATGGATCGGGGCGAGAGAAGAGCAGAGGAGACCGCTCTATAG